One region of Termitidicoccus mucosus genomic DNA includes:
- the cimA gene encoding citramalate synthase has product MTSHTHAVRIYDTTLRDGTQGEGISFSVTDKLLIAERLDQFGVDYIEGGFPGSNPRDITFFQEARSLRLKHARLAAFGSTRRAGVKASDDLQLRTLLDSGMPVMTIVGKTWTLHVTDILQTSLEENLSMIEDSAAWLTAQGREVIYDAEHFFDGYKTNPDYALRTLAAALKGGASVLTLCDTNGGTLVDEFKTIAARVVAEFGPERVGVHCHNDSGLAVALSLAGVEAGATLVQGTVNGYGERTGNADLVAILPNLLLKMHRSAHCAPKLAELRELSLYFDELANLRPNTKAPYVGASAFAHKGGLHANAARKIKSSYEHIDPALVGNRTRVLVSDMAGRSSIAMKARELGFDFDEKAPAMRKLIEELKELEFRGYEFEAADASLKLLLAKHLGRRSKYFDVESYRVIVERSKDELVAEATVKITANGQSCHTVAEGTGPVGALDQALRLALEPVYPQLKDVSLSDYKVRILDSRQHANARTRVLIETTDGRQHWGTVGVSDNIIDASWEALRDAVDYALMRHEQKL; this is encoded by the coding sequence ATGACCAGCCACACACACGCAGTCCGCATCTACGACACCACTCTCCGCGACGGCACCCAAGGCGAAGGCATCAGCTTCTCCGTAACCGACAAGCTTCTCATTGCCGAGCGCCTTGACCAGTTCGGTGTCGATTACATCGAAGGCGGCTTCCCCGGCTCCAACCCCCGCGACATCACCTTTTTCCAGGAGGCGCGCTCGCTCCGCCTCAAGCACGCCCGCCTCGCCGCCTTCGGCTCCACCCGCCGCGCCGGTGTGAAGGCGTCCGACGACCTCCAGCTCCGCACCCTCCTCGACAGCGGCATGCCCGTCATGACCATCGTCGGCAAGACCTGGACCCTCCACGTCACCGATATCCTCCAGACCTCCCTTGAGGAAAACCTCTCCATGATCGAGGATTCCGCCGCCTGGCTCACCGCCCAGGGCCGCGAAGTCATCTACGACGCCGAGCACTTCTTCGACGGCTACAAAACCAATCCCGACTACGCCCTCCGCACCCTCGCCGCCGCGCTCAAGGGCGGCGCCTCCGTGCTCACCCTCTGCGACACCAACGGCGGCACCCTCGTGGACGAGTTCAAGACCATCGCCGCCCGGGTTGTCGCCGAGTTCGGCCCCGAACGCGTCGGCGTCCACTGCCACAACGACTCCGGCCTCGCCGTCGCCCTCTCCCTCGCCGGCGTCGAAGCCGGGGCCACCCTCGTCCAAGGCACGGTCAACGGCTACGGCGAGCGCACCGGCAACGCCGACCTCGTCGCCATCCTGCCCAACCTCCTCTTGAAGATGCACCGTTCCGCGCACTGCGCCCCCAAGCTCGCCGAGCTTCGCGAACTCTCGCTCTACTTCGACGAACTCGCCAACCTCCGTCCCAACACCAAGGCCCCCTACGTCGGCGCCTCCGCCTTCGCGCACAAGGGCGGCCTCCACGCCAACGCCGCCCGCAAAATCAAATCCTCCTACGAGCACATCGACCCCGCCCTCGTCGGCAACCGCACCCGCGTGCTCGTCTCCGACATGGCCGGGCGCAGCAGCATCGCCATGAAGGCGCGCGAACTCGGCTTCGATTTCGACGAAAAGGCCCCCGCCATGAGAAAGCTCATCGAGGAGCTGAAGGAACTCGAATTCCGCGGCTACGAATTCGAGGCCGCCGACGCCTCGCTGAAGCTCCTCCTCGCCAAGCACCTCGGCCGCCGCTCCAAGTATTTCGACGTCGAAAGCTACCGCGTCATCGTTGAGCGCAGCAAAGACGAACTCGTCGCCGAGGCCACCGTGAAAATCACCGCCAACGGGCAATCCTGCCACACCGTCGCCGAGGGCACCGGTCCCGTCGGCGCGCTCGACCAGGCCCTTCGCCTCGCCCTCGAACCCGTGTATCCGCAACTCAAGGACGTGTCCCTCTCCGACTACAAAGTCCGCATCCTCGACAGCCGCCAGCACGCCAACGCCCGCACCCGCGTGCTCATCGAGACCACCGACGGCCGCCAGCACTGGGGCACGGTCGGCGTGAGCGACAACATCATCGACGCCAGCTGGGAGGCCCTCCGCGACGCCGTGGACTACGCCCTCATGCGCCACGAGCAGAAATTATAA
- a CDS encoding MBL fold metallo-hydrolase has product MSRVVIEFAPLEDELGDVLDKAMLRAELSGDALAGRAGVAPEKIRDAIDYRNELSADEIRRLAASLSLNEAGLLSLAQNRYPLPAIAGLPLCLYPLRNPHGIGVANAYIVADCSSHAGILFDTGASHAALRRVWPKRIQKLDAIFITHAQTEHVGGLAALLDELGPVPVFCPEDSPPLPGVDNPVAAGEAARLRFGKFEVRVLKTPGHAEAHNCYHITVPKLPHSAGLLVSGDLLFAGSAGRGFFCCHRMEESLRRLFDELPDNTVIAPGHGPLTTLENERRFNPFAPR; this is encoded by the coding sequence ATGAGCCGCGTGGTAATCGAATTCGCACCTCTTGAGGACGAGTTGGGCGACGTGCTCGACAAGGCCATGCTCCGGGCCGAGCTCTCCGGCGACGCGCTCGCCGGGCGCGCCGGTGTCGCGCCGGAAAAAATCCGCGACGCCATCGACTACCGCAACGAACTCTCCGCCGACGAAATCCGCCGCCTCGCCGCCTCGCTCTCGCTCAACGAAGCCGGCCTCCTCTCGCTCGCGCAAAACCGCTACCCGCTGCCCGCCATCGCCGGGCTCCCGCTCTGCCTCTACCCGCTGCGCAACCCGCACGGCATCGGCGTCGCCAACGCCTACATCGTCGCCGACTGCTCCAGCCACGCCGGCATTCTCTTCGACACCGGCGCGAGCCACGCCGCGCTCCGCCGCGTCTGGCCCAAGCGTATCCAGAAACTGGATGCGATCTTCATCACCCACGCGCAGACAGAGCACGTCGGCGGCCTCGCCGCGCTGCTCGACGAACTCGGCCCCGTGCCCGTCTTCTGCCCCGAGGACTCCCCTCCCCTGCCCGGCGTGGACAATCCCGTCGCCGCCGGCGAAGCCGCGCGCCTGCGGTTCGGCAAGTTCGAAGTCCGCGTGCTGAAAACCCCCGGCCACGCCGAGGCGCACAACTGCTACCACATCACCGTCCCCAAGCTGCCCCATTCCGCCGGACTCCTCGTCTCGGGCGACCTGTTGTTCGCGGGCTCGGCCGGACGCGGTTTTTTCTGCTGCCACCGCATGGAGGAAAGCCTGCGCCGCCTCTTCGACGAACTCCCCGACAACACCGTCATCGCCCCCGGCCACGGCCCGCTCACCACGCTCGAAAACGAGCGCCGCTTCAACCCCTTTGCCCCGCGCTGA
- the lpdA gene encoding dihydrolipoyl dehydrogenase, with amino-acid sequence MAETTEYDLIVIGGGPAGYAGAIRAGQLGKKVACIEQERAGGTCLNWGCIPTKALLKSAELYQKMKKSDIHGITAKEVSFDFAKVIERSRGVSNQMAKGVEFLLKKNKVDYFIGRGLVNAPGMVSITEGEHKGKFFKTKNILVATGCKMRHIPGLDYDGVRVMTSREALAATHQPKSVIIVGAGAIGVEFAYFYNALGTKVTLVEMLPQILPVEDDEVSKTLHRALEKQGIAIHTGTTCENFRVGKNSVKVDLAKDGKKTEIEAETLLSAIGVVANIDGVLANNVKPELDRNFLKVGDDYQTTVKGIYGAGDIIGPPWLAHVATFEAVSAVNGMFGHGTPKRVKLFPGCTYCQPQVASTGLTEKAAKEKKLDYKVGKFPFTASGKAVASADSDGFVKVISDAKTGEIYGAHIIGAEATELIAEYGLAVEMEATVDEIHQTIHAHPTLSEALMEAAAATTGEAIHI; translated from the coding sequence ATGGCTGAAACTACTGAATACGACCTCATCGTCATCGGCGGAGGCCCGGCGGGCTACGCGGGTGCGATTCGCGCCGGGCAACTCGGCAAAAAAGTTGCCTGCATCGAGCAGGAACGCGCCGGGGGCACCTGCCTCAACTGGGGTTGCATCCCGACCAAGGCCCTGCTCAAGAGCGCCGAGCTCTACCAGAAAATGAAGAAATCCGACATCCACGGCATCACCGCGAAGGAGGTGTCGTTTGATTTCGCGAAAGTCATCGAACGCTCGCGCGGCGTGTCGAACCAGATGGCCAAGGGCGTCGAGTTTCTGCTCAAGAAAAACAAGGTCGATTACTTCATCGGCCGCGGCCTCGTCAACGCGCCCGGCATGGTCTCCATCACCGAGGGCGAGCACAAAGGAAAATTTTTCAAGACGAAGAACATCCTCGTCGCGACCGGCTGCAAAATGCGCCACATCCCCGGCCTCGACTACGACGGCGTGCGCGTGATGACCTCGCGCGAGGCCCTCGCCGCCACGCACCAGCCGAAATCCGTCATCATCGTCGGCGCCGGCGCCATCGGCGTGGAGTTCGCCTATTTCTACAACGCCCTCGGCACCAAGGTCACCCTCGTCGAAATGCTCCCGCAAATCCTCCCCGTCGAGGATGATGAGGTTTCGAAGACGCTCCATCGCGCGCTCGAAAAACAGGGCATCGCGATCCACACCGGCACCACTTGCGAGAACTTCCGCGTGGGCAAAAACAGCGTGAAGGTGGACCTCGCGAAGGACGGCAAAAAAACCGAGATCGAAGCCGAGACGCTGCTCTCCGCCATCGGCGTGGTCGCCAACATCGACGGCGTCCTCGCCAACAACGTGAAGCCCGAGCTCGACCGCAACTTCCTCAAGGTGGGCGACGACTACCAAACCACGGTCAAGGGCATCTACGGCGCGGGCGACATCATCGGCCCGCCTTGGCTCGCGCACGTCGCGACCTTCGAGGCCGTGAGCGCCGTCAACGGCATGTTCGGTCACGGCACGCCCAAGCGCGTGAAACTCTTCCCCGGCTGCACCTACTGCCAGCCGCAGGTCGCCAGCACCGGCCTCACCGAGAAAGCCGCGAAGGAAAAGAAACTCGACTACAAGGTCGGTAAATTTCCCTTCACCGCCTCGGGCAAGGCCGTCGCATCGGCCGACAGCGACGGTTTCGTGAAAGTCATCAGCGATGCAAAGACGGGCGAGATTTACGGCGCGCACATCATCGGCGCCGAGGCCACGGAACTCATCGCCGAATACGGCCTCGCCGTGGAGATGGAAGCCACCGTGGACGAAATCCACCAGACCATCCACGCGCATCCGACCCTGAGCGAGGCCCTTATGGAAGCCGCCGCCGCCACGACCGGCGAGGCGATCCACATCTGA
- a CDS encoding MlaE family ABC transporter permease — protein sequence MSRSQASIQTNPDSGEACVSLSGDWQITGVLPSWPLLAKQMSGGDGATIAVTTLAFDMSRVGVWDTSLVLFVNAVRQWCGEQGVRFSDSGLSSKVLALLGDVSKTKVPDTTDDHCRDLPTTVGMATLHLIDLSGQLCRFVIECARSALWLAARPGKLRWRDCVFEMQQCGVMGLPIVGLISFLTGVILAYVASTILRQYGADIFVADFVSLVMVREMGAMMTGVVLAGRTGAAFAAQIANMKAGEEIDALMTLGVRPVDFLVIPRILALGVMMPLLALYSNALGILGGLVIAMVVLDIPAAAYWVEMLTAIDLSDIGTGLIKAVTFGMIVGMAGCLRGLQAQRNAAGVGRAATSAVVTAILFIIMSDAVFAVLFNFLGW from the coding sequence ATGAGCCGCTCCCAAGCAAGCATTCAGACCAACCCTGACAGCGGAGAGGCGTGCGTGAGCTTGAGCGGCGACTGGCAGATCACCGGCGTGTTGCCCTCATGGCCGCTTCTGGCCAAACAAATGTCCGGCGGCGACGGCGCCACCATCGCCGTCACGACGCTGGCCTTCGACATGAGCCGCGTCGGCGTGTGGGACACCTCGCTCGTGCTTTTCGTCAACGCCGTCCGCCAATGGTGCGGGGAGCAGGGCGTGCGGTTCAGCGACTCCGGCCTCTCGTCCAAGGTGCTCGCCCTGCTCGGCGATGTGTCGAAAACCAAGGTGCCGGACACCACCGACGACCACTGCCGCGATCTTCCGACCACGGTCGGCATGGCCACGCTGCATCTCATCGACCTGTCGGGCCAGTTGTGCCGGTTCGTCATCGAGTGCGCGCGCAGCGCGCTTTGGCTGGCCGCGCGCCCGGGCAAACTTCGCTGGCGGGACTGCGTGTTCGAGATGCAGCAATGCGGCGTCATGGGGCTGCCCATCGTGGGGCTCATCAGTTTCCTCACGGGGGTCATCCTCGCCTATGTGGCCTCCACCATCCTGCGGCAATACGGCGCGGACATCTTTGTCGCCGACTTCGTCTCGCTCGTGATGGTGCGCGAGATGGGCGCGATGATGACCGGCGTCGTGCTCGCGGGCCGCACCGGGGCGGCCTTCGCCGCGCAGATCGCCAACATGAAGGCCGGGGAGGAAATCGACGCGCTCATGACGCTCGGGGTGCGCCCGGTCGATTTTCTTGTCATCCCGCGCATCCTCGCGCTGGGCGTGATGATGCCATTGCTCGCGCTTTATTCCAATGCGCTCGGCATCCTCGGCGGCCTGGTCATCGCGATGGTGGTGCTCGACATCCCGGCGGCGGCCTACTGGGTGGAAATGCTCACGGCCATCGACCTCTCCGACATCGGCACCGGGCTGATCAAGGCCGTCACCTTCGGCATGATCGTCGGGATGGCCGGCTGCCTGCGCGGCTTGCAGGCGCAGCGCAACGCCGCCGGCGTCGGGCGGGCCGCCACCTCCGCCGTCGTCACGGCGATTCTCTTCATCATCATGAGCGACGCGGTCTTCGCCGTCCTCTTCAACTTCCTCGGCTGGTAA
- a CDS encoding PP2C family protein-serine/threonine phosphatase, protein MWFFLTGLILGVTGMALLYYRARRELVRVDEEKQVVTQETQIVVDFMHHMAEAMAETPRREDLHQRIVHASILCTGALSACIFERGPDDSMRGVALEGLFPPHRPLPEYLKHSNLSRAKFIEAVLKSEVFPVGEGVVGAVAATGRGEFIPDAKADPRVVAHDDPALEVKSLIAVPLTFTGRFFGVLAVANPADNLPFTETDFSLVQSLAEQAALALHNTEFLNFQLEKKQLDLDLTLASSIQQMLLPRAMPRMPGIDIDTRYSPAQKVGGDFFDLFVLSETRLGIAVGDVSGKGVAASLLMAICRTNLRQIAPRFDSPARILAELNRTIGDDIRQGLYITVVFAIVDIEYNEVTIARAGHELPYCAQVDRLTGTFQGGFIGSEGMAVGMVDDELFNATIADRHDPFRRGELLMLYTDGITEAVSPDGAEFSSGRLAAEIQSVHQRGAREINAHIMESVARFAEGAPQRDDCTLVTVKRL, encoded by the coding sequence ATGTGGTTTTTCCTCACAGGACTCATCCTCGGCGTGACCGGCATGGCTCTGCTCTACTACCGCGCGCGACGCGAACTTGTGCGCGTGGACGAGGAAAAACAAGTCGTCACCCAGGAGACGCAGATCGTCGTGGACTTCATGCACCACATGGCCGAGGCGATGGCCGAGACGCCGCGGCGCGAGGACTTGCACCAGCGCATCGTGCACGCGTCCATCCTGTGCACGGGGGCGTTGAGCGCGTGCATCTTTGAGCGGGGCCCGGACGACTCGATGCGCGGCGTCGCGCTCGAAGGGCTTTTCCCGCCGCATCGCCCGCTGCCCGAATACCTGAAACACTCAAACCTCTCCCGCGCCAAATTCATCGAGGCCGTCCTGAAATCGGAAGTGTTTCCCGTCGGCGAAGGCGTGGTCGGCGCGGTGGCGGCGACCGGGCGCGGCGAGTTCATCCCCGACGCCAAGGCCGACCCGCGCGTCGTCGCCCACGACGATCCCGCGCTCGAAGTGAAGTCGCTCATCGCCGTGCCGCTCACGTTCACCGGGCGTTTCTTCGGCGTGCTCGCCGTGGCCAACCCCGCCGACAACCTGCCTTTCACCGAGACCGATTTTTCGCTCGTGCAATCCCTCGCCGAGCAGGCCGCGCTCGCGTTGCACAACACCGAGTTTCTCAATTTCCAGCTCGAAAAGAAACAGCTCGACCTCGACCTCACCCTCGCCAGCAGCATCCAGCAAATGCTCCTCCCGCGCGCGATGCCGCGGATGCCGGGCATCGACATCGACACGCGTTACTCGCCCGCGCAGAAAGTCGGCGGCGATTTCTTCGACCTGTTCGTGCTCTCCGAGACTCGCCTCGGCATCGCGGTCGGCGACGTGTCGGGCAAGGGCGTCGCGGCCTCGCTCCTCATGGCGATCTGCCGCACCAACCTTCGCCAGATCGCGCCGCGCTTCGACTCGCCCGCGCGCATCCTCGCCGAGCTCAACCGCACGATCGGCGACGACATCCGCCAAGGGCTCTACATCACGGTCGTGTTCGCCATCGTCGACATCGAATACAACGAAGTCACCATCGCGCGCGCCGGCCACGAGCTTCCCTATTGTGCGCAGGTTGACCGGCTGACGGGGACGTTTCAGGGCGGCTTCATCGGCTCCGAAGGCATGGCCGTCGGCATGGTGGACGACGAACTCTTCAACGCCACCATCGCCGACCGCCACGACCCCTTCCGTCGCGGGGAACTGCTCATGCTTTACACCGACGGCATCACCGAGGCCGTGTCGCCGGACGGCGCGGAATTCTCCAGCGGGCGCCTCGCCGCCGAAATCCAGTCCGTGCACCAGCGCGGCGCGCGCGAGATCAACGCCCACATCATGGAATCGGTGGCCCGCTTCGCCGAGGGCGCGCCGCAGCGGGACGACTGCACGCTCGTCACCGTCAAGCGCCTGTGA
- a CDS encoding HAD family hydrolase produces MSPRKAVFFDLDGTLLDHFAAIHRAHSHTRRHFGLPAPTMQEVHRAVGAGVDVAISRIFAGHDELLAQAIPVYKTYWDKNMLDGVELLPGSRELLEALNAAGVRCAVLTNKHGPSSRIVCGHLGITPLLAGIFGATDTPWLKPQAEFTAHALAAIGCDAAAACLIGDSIYDVQTGLNAGFPCHCVTTGTHGEAELRAAGASGVWPDMFAVGRNVFGLWK; encoded by the coding sequence ATGTCACCACGCAAGGCAGTCTTTTTCGACCTCGACGGCACGCTGCTCGACCATTTTGCCGCGATTCACCGCGCACACAGCCACACACGCCGGCACTTCGGTTTGCCCGCGCCGACCATGCAGGAAGTGCACCGCGCCGTCGGCGCCGGCGTGGACGTGGCCATCTCGCGCATTTTCGCCGGGCACGACGAGCTGCTCGCGCAGGCCATCCCGGTTTACAAGACCTACTGGGACAAGAACATGCTCGACGGCGTGGAGTTGCTGCCCGGATCGCGCGAGTTGCTGGAGGCGCTCAATGCCGCCGGCGTGCGCTGCGCCGTGCTCACCAACAAACACGGCCCGTCGTCGCGCATCGTGTGCGGCCACCTCGGCATCACGCCGCTGCTGGCCGGCATCTTCGGCGCGACCGACACGCCCTGGCTGAAGCCGCAGGCCGAATTCACCGCCCACGCGCTCGCCGCCATCGGCTGCGATGCGGCCGCGGCCTGTCTCATCGGCGACTCCATCTATGACGTGCAGACCGGCCTCAACGCCGGCTTCCCGTGCCATTGCGTGACCACGGGCACGCACGGCGAGGCGGAACTCCGCGCGGCGGGCGCGTCCGGCGTGTGGCCGGACATGTTCGCGGTGGGTCGAAACGTCTTCGGCCTGTGGAAATAA
- a CDS encoding MlaD family protein yields the protein MKTKVSPSLIGIFVLGAIAIGVVALLSFGGARFFSKPQQFIVYFDESIHGLDVGSPVKLRGVRIGRVADLSVSMNRATGESVVAVVCEINRSMITNEKGEPVQVSDADDLDHMISKGLRAQLGILGLATGLLFVELDFLDPALYPASASMMPSPSHLSVVPSVPSATTELQSSFTELIAKLKSADIGGLLTDARATMAAIRAQVEGLQLRQLSTEWTNVAKNVNTLVGSPEAQRLFAGLDQAVRQLSTSLARIENQVEPTAAELRGTLVEVRQALRNINATAESARDFLHGQNGLGADFGRALRQLTDAAASVGLFMDFLERNPNALLTGRPPQEKR from the coding sequence ATGAAAACCAAAGTCAGCCCCTCCCTGATCGGCATCTTCGTGCTCGGTGCGATCGCGATCGGCGTGGTGGCGCTGCTCTCGTTCGGCGGCGCCCGCTTCTTTTCGAAACCGCAGCAGTTCATCGTTTATTTCGATGAATCCATCCACGGCCTCGACGTCGGCTCCCCCGTCAAGCTTCGCGGCGTGCGCATCGGGCGCGTGGCCGACTTGAGCGTCAGCATGAACCGCGCGACCGGCGAGTCGGTCGTTGCCGTCGTTTGCGAGATCAACCGCAGCATGATCACCAACGAAAAGGGTGAGCCCGTGCAGGTCTCCGACGCGGATGATCTCGACCACATGATAAGCAAGGGCCTGCGCGCCCAGCTCGGCATCCTTGGGCTTGCCACCGGCCTGCTCTTCGTGGAACTCGATTTTCTCGACCCCGCGCTCTATCCGGCTTCGGCGTCCATGATGCCTTCGCCCAGCCACCTGAGCGTCGTGCCGAGCGTCCCGTCGGCCACCACCGAGCTTCAGTCCAGCTTCACCGAGTTGATCGCCAAGCTGAAAAGCGCCGACATCGGCGGCCTGCTCACCGACGCCCGCGCCACCATGGCCGCCATCCGTGCGCAAGTGGAAGGACTCCAGCTCCGCCAGCTCAGCACGGAGTGGACAAACGTCGCGAAAAACGTGAACACCCTCGTCGGCTCGCCCGAGGCGCAGCGTCTGTTCGCCGGCCTCGACCAGGCCGTCAGGCAGCTTTCCACCTCGCTGGCCAGAATCGAAAACCAGGTCGAGCCCACCGCCGCCGAACTCCGCGGAACGCTCGTCGAAGTGCGGCAGGCGTTGCGCAACATCAACGCCACCGCGGAATCCGCGCGCGATTTCCTCCATGGGCAAAACGGCCTGGGCGCCGATTTCGGCCGCGCCCTGCGCCAGCTCACCGATGCCGCCGCGTCGGTCGGGCTGTTCATGGACTTCCTCGAACGCAACCCGAACGCCCTCCTCACCGGCCGCCCGCCGCAGGAAAAACGCTGA
- a CDS encoding ATP-binding cassette domain-containing protein, whose translation MSNPRTTPAAAPAASAPVPAIEAVNLACGYNGRAILENVNFAIPEGQICFIGGGSGCGKSTLLKHLIGLQPAINGDVRYFGESFVNAPPDRRRELLKTFGVLYQSAALWSALTLRENIALPLEEYTTLGKREREEIVAFKLAQVGLAGYEDYYPAEISGGMKKRAGLARALALDPKVVFFDEPSAGLDPVTSRNLDELILKIRDAFGTTLVIVSHELDSIFGIADRLIMLSREDKGIIADGPPGDLAAGSPDGRVREFLQRSVRPGAELPAVRPVENDGGGGAFYDTMPGFSRSAFPGNFPKPKP comes from the coding sequence ATGAGCAATCCCCGGACAACTCCCGCCGCCGCCCCCGCCGCCTCCGCGCCGGTTCCCGCCATCGAGGCGGTGAACCTCGCCTGCGGCTACAACGGGCGGGCGATTCTCGAGAACGTAAACTTCGCCATTCCGGAGGGGCAGATCTGCTTCATCGGCGGCGGCTCGGGCTGCGGGAAAAGCACGCTCCTCAAGCATCTCATCGGCCTTCAGCCCGCGATCAACGGCGACGTGCGCTATTTCGGCGAAAGCTTCGTCAACGCCCCTCCCGACCGCCGCCGCGAACTGCTCAAGACCTTCGGCGTGCTCTACCAAAGCGCCGCGCTCTGGAGCGCGCTCACCCTGCGCGAAAACATCGCCCTGCCGCTGGAGGAATACACCACGCTCGGCAAACGCGAGCGCGAGGAGATCGTCGCCTTCAAACTCGCGCAGGTCGGGCTCGCCGGTTACGAGGACTATTACCCGGCCGAAATCAGCGGCGGCATGAAAAAACGCGCCGGGCTCGCCCGCGCCCTCGCCCTCGACCCGAAGGTCGTCTTTTTCGACGAACCCTCCGCCGGCCTCGACCCCGTCACCTCGCGCAACCTCGACGAACTCATCCTGAAAATCCGCGACGCCTTCGGCACCACGCTCGTCATCGTCTCGCACGAGCTCGACAGCATTTTCGGCATCGCCGACCGCCTCATCATGCTCTCGCGCGAAGACAAAGGCATCATCGCCGACGGCCCGCCCGGCGACCTCGCGGCCGGCAGCCCCGACGGACGAGTGCGCGAATTTCTCCAGCGCTCCGTCCGCCCCGGCGCCGAGCTCCCCGCCGTGCGGCCGGTTGAAAACGACGGCGGGGGCGGGGCCTTTTATGACACCATGCCCGGGTTCTCGCGCTCCGCGTTCCCCGGCAATTTTCCCAAACCAAAACCATGA
- a CDS encoding ABC-type transport auxiliary lipoprotein family protein — translation MKSSLISRAFAVALLATFLGGCSIVPQAKVDPTRTYILGVPAAPGVTPGPGARAQVNIRALTLAGYLQGVKTMLVRRGENEIVPQVYVRWAEPLDSGVARILRDSLIASGAAAGVDDRAGMGRDADCELSVWILACEGVQNPDGTHGVRFAADYEIRFRANPGKTVRRAFAAPSAVWDGKDFGQLAALLSVSVEKLAADIAAALK, via the coding sequence ATGAAATCCTCCCTCATTTCCCGCGCCTTCGCCGTCGCACTGCTCGCGACGTTTCTCGGCGGCTGCTCGATCGTCCCGCAAGCCAAGGTCGATCCCACCCGCACCTACATCCTCGGCGTGCCGGCGGCACCCGGCGTGACGCCCGGTCCGGGCGCCCGCGCCCAAGTGAATATTCGCGCGCTCACGCTCGCCGGCTACCTCCAAGGCGTGAAAACCATGCTTGTCCGCCGTGGCGAAAACGAGATCGTCCCGCAGGTTTATGTCCGCTGGGCCGAGCCGCTCGATTCCGGCGTCGCCCGCATCCTCCGCGACAGCCTGATCGCGTCAGGCGCGGCGGCCGGCGTGGACGACCGCGCCGGCATGGGACGCGATGCCGATTGCGAGCTTTCCGTCTGGATACTCGCATGCGAAGGAGTGCAAAATCCCGACGGCACCCACGGAGTGCGGTTTGCCGCCGACTATGAAATCCGCTTCCGCGCCAACCCCGGAAAGACAGTCCGCCGCGCCTTTGCCGCTCCATCAGCCGTTTGGGATGGGAAGGATTTCGGCCAACTTGCGGCGCTCCTGAGCGTCTCCGTCGAAAAACTTGCCGCCGACATCGCCGCCGCCCTGAAGTAA